From Variovorax sp. J2L1-78, the proteins below share one genomic window:
- a CDS encoding Acg family FMN-binding oxidoreductase, whose amino-acid sequence MAQGRDMTHITRRHFATRCASAMTPPLLLNGCSLGTGDPSYTEAVQRTWRPDAPAATGRVPLLEELVRCATLAPSSHNTQCWTFALQEQAISVMPDLSRRCPAVDPDDHHLFVSLGCATENLAQAALAHGLKAEAVVDASANSAVRVRLEPTRAAASTLFDAIFERQCTRAEFDGQPVSAEDLKLLERAGTGNGVQLLILDDQAAMERMLARVVAANTVQMGDPAFVDELKHWIRFGDAEAVRTGDGLFTGASGNPSVPRWLGERLFSVFFTAKNENDKYAKQVRSSAGIAVFVSAANDKAHWVEVGRCYQRFALQATALGIRNAFLNQPVEVASMRPQLARDLGVGARRPDLVVRFGRGREMPRSLRRPVAAVLARE is encoded by the coding sequence GTGGCGCAAGGACGGGATATGACGCACATCACTCGAAGGCATTTTGCGACGCGCTGCGCCAGCGCGATGACCCCGCCGCTGCTGCTGAACGGATGCTCCCTGGGCACCGGAGACCCGAGCTACACCGAGGCGGTTCAACGCACCTGGCGGCCGGATGCGCCCGCGGCCACGGGCCGCGTGCCGCTGCTGGAGGAACTGGTGCGCTGTGCCACGCTGGCGCCGTCGAGTCACAACACCCAGTGCTGGACCTTCGCCCTGCAGGAACAGGCCATCAGCGTGATGCCGGATCTGTCGCGCCGATGTCCGGCGGTCGATCCGGACGACCACCATCTGTTCGTGTCGCTCGGGTGCGCCACGGAGAACCTGGCGCAGGCGGCGCTGGCGCACGGGCTGAAGGCCGAGGCCGTCGTCGATGCCTCGGCCAACAGCGCGGTGAGGGTGCGACTCGAGCCGACCCGGGCGGCGGCGTCCACGCTGTTCGACGCGATCTTCGAGCGGCAATGCACGCGCGCCGAATTCGACGGCCAGCCGGTGTCGGCCGAAGACCTGAAGCTGCTCGAGCGGGCCGGCACCGGCAACGGCGTCCAGTTGCTGATCCTCGACGACCAGGCCGCGATGGAGAGGATGCTGGCCCGTGTCGTCGCGGCCAACACCGTCCAGATGGGCGACCCGGCCTTCGTCGACGAACTCAAGCACTGGATACGGTTCGGCGACGCCGAGGCGGTACGCACGGGGGACGGCTTGTTCACGGGGGCATCCGGCAATCCGTCCGTGCCGCGATGGCTCGGCGAACGGCTCTTCTCCGTCTTCTTCACCGCGAAGAACGAGAACGACAAATATGCGAAGCAGGTTCGCAGTTCGGCGGGCATCGCCGTGTTCGTCTCCGCCGCGAACGACAAGGCGCACTGGGTGGAGGTGGGCCGCTGCTACCAGCGATTCGCGTTGCAGGCGACGGCGCTGGGCATCCGCAATGCCTTCCTCAACCAGCCGGTGGAGGTCGCCAGCATGCGGCCGCAGTTGGCGCGCGATCTGGGCGTGGGCGCGCGGCGCCCGGATCTGGTGGTGCGCTTCGGCCGGGGCCGCGAGATGCCACGGTCCTTGCGGCGCCCCGTCGCGGCGGTGTTGGCCCGCGAATGA
- a CDS encoding cation-translocating P-type ATPase encodes MTGALKAPELGDPSVQAAGQVLQALAADAERGLTSQEAARRLAVHGRNELRGAAAVATWRRLLAQFQDPLVYLLLAAIGIALGAWAIEGYAGWPLDALVIAAVVLLNGVLGFVQQAKAANAVAALARMTAVTSAVVRDGHALRVPSAELVPGDLLVLGEGDAVGADARLLEASSLRVLEASLTGESDAVLKDATTLPAPAALGDRFDMVFKGTAIAQGTGRAVVTATGMRTEVGAIAGMLDATVEAPTPLGIEVARIGRMLGIAVVVIAAVVVATVLLISDIRTAADVVAVLLLGVSLAVAAVPEGLPAILSVVLAMGVQRMAKHNAIVKNLSSVETLGAASVICTDKTGTLTRAEMTIERVVTASGSTRITGAGYAPTGRVEHEGAELPAGSLRDEQTVVLAGGSLAGDAQLRQDAGGAWRIHGDPTEAAFLVAERKMGLNARRVQRFERIAAIPFTSERKMMSTLERDHDHGDQAVLVTKGAPDVLLARCSRVRVGRDVIALDAAMRARIVADVDALSDAALRTLAVAYRPLTALEQALAMDTVEGIDALEHELIFVGTVGIIDPPRAEAAVAIREAQHAGIRVIMITGDHPRTAARIAADLGIVAPGATALTGLALDRLDAAALAEAVRRTAVFARVAPAHKLRIVAALQADGNVVAMTGDGVNDAPALKAADIGVAMGVTGTEVTREAARMILVDDNFATIVAAVREGRGIFDSIRKALRYLLSSNMGEVLTVFLGVVGAGVLGLAGADGAVVLPLLATQILWINLVTDSGPALAMGVDPPTDDVMARSPRGRSERVIDARMWSGVIQGGLVMALTTLLTIDILLPGGMIEGRQDLATARTAGFTALVLAQLFNCFNARSDRRSAFSHLFVNRWLWAAIALSVALQVAVVHLGFLNLAFGTAPLALDQWLLCAAMASVVLWYSELRKLVIRWRWPGVGASARGPAR; translated from the coding sequence ATGACCGGTGCGCTGAAAGCCCCTGAACTCGGCGATCCGTCCGTGCAGGCGGCGGGCCAGGTGCTGCAGGCGCTCGCGGCCGATGCCGAACGCGGGCTGACGTCGCAGGAGGCCGCGCGGCGGTTGGCCGTGCACGGCCGCAACGAACTGCGCGGCGCGGCCGCCGTGGCGACATGGCGGCGCCTCCTGGCGCAGTTTCAGGATCCGCTGGTCTACCTGCTGCTGGCCGCCATCGGCATCGCGCTCGGTGCCTGGGCGATCGAAGGCTACGCCGGCTGGCCGCTGGATGCGCTGGTGATCGCGGCGGTGGTGCTGCTCAACGGCGTGCTCGGTTTCGTCCAGCAGGCCAAGGCGGCGAACGCGGTAGCCGCGCTGGCCCGCATGACGGCGGTCACCTCGGCCGTCGTGCGCGACGGTCACGCGCTGCGCGTTCCGAGCGCCGAGCTGGTACCGGGCGACCTGCTGGTGCTGGGCGAAGGCGATGCCGTCGGGGCCGATGCCCGGCTGCTGGAAGCGTCGTCGTTGCGCGTGCTCGAGGCGTCGCTGACGGGCGAGAGCGACGCCGTGCTGAAGGACGCCACGACGCTGCCGGCGCCCGCAGCACTGGGCGACCGGTTCGACATGGTGTTCAAGGGCACGGCGATCGCCCAGGGCACCGGCCGCGCCGTTGTCACCGCCACCGGCATGCGCACCGAGGTGGGCGCCATCGCCGGGATGCTGGACGCCACCGTGGAAGCGCCGACACCCCTCGGCATCGAGGTGGCACGCATCGGGCGCATGCTGGGCATCGCGGTGGTGGTGATCGCCGCCGTGGTGGTGGCGACGGTCCTGCTGATCTCCGACATCCGCACGGCGGCCGACGTGGTCGCCGTGCTGCTGCTGGGTGTGTCGCTGGCGGTGGCGGCGGTGCCCGAAGGCTTGCCGGCGATCCTGTCGGTGGTGCTGGCGATGGGCGTGCAGCGCATGGCCAAGCACAACGCCATCGTCAAGAACCTGTCGTCGGTCGAGACGCTGGGCGCTGCATCGGTGATCTGCACCGACAAGACCGGCACGTTGACGCGCGCGGAAATGACGATCGAACGCGTCGTGACCGCCTCGGGCAGCACCCGCATCACCGGCGCGGGCTATGCGCCGACGGGGCGGGTGGAGCACGAGGGGGCCGAGCTACCCGCCGGGTCGCTGCGCGACGAGCAGACCGTGGTGCTCGCCGGCGGCAGCCTGGCCGGCGATGCGCAACTGCGCCAGGACGCGGGGGGCGCCTGGCGGATCCATGGCGACCCCACCGAAGCGGCGTTTCTCGTGGCCGAACGCAAGATGGGACTGAACGCGCGCCGGGTGCAGCGCTTCGAACGCATCGCCGCCATCCCGTTCACCTCGGAGCGCAAGATGATGTCGACGCTCGAGCGCGATCACGACCACGGCGACCAGGCCGTGCTCGTCACCAAGGGCGCGCCCGACGTGCTGTTGGCCCGTTGCAGCCGGGTGCGCGTGGGCCGGGACGTGATCGCGCTCGACGCGGCGATGCGCGCGCGGATCGTGGCCGATGTCGACGCGCTGTCCGATGCGGCCCTGCGCACGCTGGCCGTCGCCTACCGGCCCCTCACGGCGCTGGAACAGGCGTTGGCGATGGACACGGTCGAGGGGATCGATGCGCTGGAACACGAGCTCATCTTCGTCGGTACGGTCGGCATCATCGATCCGCCGCGCGCGGAAGCGGCCGTGGCGATCCGGGAGGCGCAACACGCCGGCATCCGGGTGATCATGATCACCGGCGACCATCCGCGCACGGCGGCCCGCATCGCCGCGGACCTGGGCATCGTGGCGCCTGGCGCGACGGCCCTCACCGGGCTGGCGCTGGACAGGCTGGACGCCGCTGCGTTGGCAGAGGCCGTGCGCCGCACCGCGGTCTTCGCGCGGGTGGCGCCTGCGCACAAGCTGCGCATCGTCGCTGCGCTGCAGGCCGACGGCAACGTCGTCGCCATGACCGGCGACGGCGTCAACGATGCACCGGCGTTGAAGGCGGCGGACATCGGTGTCGCCATGGGCGTGACCGGCACCGAGGTGACGCGCGAGGCGGCACGGATGATCCTGGTGGACGACAACTTCGCCACCATCGTGGCGGCCGTGCGCGAAGGGCGCGGCATCTTCGACAGCATCCGCAAGGCCCTGCGCTACCTGCTGTCGTCCAACATGGGGGAGGTACTCACCGTGTTCCTGGGCGTGGTCGGCGCCGGCGTGCTGGGGCTGGCCGGCGCGGACGGGGCCGTGGTACTGCCGCTGCTCGCGACGCAGATCCTCTGGATCAACCTCGTCACCGACTCCGGACCGGCGCTGGCCATGGGCGTCGACCCGCCGACGGACGACGTGATGGCCCGCAGCCCGCGCGGCCGCAGCGAGCGCGTGATCGACGCGCGCATGTGGTCGGGCGTGATCCAGGGCGGCCTGGTGATGGCGCTGACGACCCTGCTGACCATCGACATCCTGCTGCCCGGCGGCATGATCGAAGGCCGCCAGGACCTGGCCACGGCCCGCACGGCCGGTTTCACGGCGCTGGTGCTGGCGCAGTTGTTCAACTGCTTCAACGCGCGTTCGGACCGCCGGAGTGCCTTCTCGCACCTGTTCGTCAACCGCTGGCTCTGGGCCGCCATCGCGCTGTCGGTGGCGCTGCAGGTGGCGGTCGTCCATCTGGGGTTTCTCAACCTCGCGTTCGGCACCGCGCCGCTCGCGCTCGACCAGTGGCTGCTGTGCGCCGCGATGGCCAGCGTGGTCCTCTGGTACAGCGAATTGCGCAAGCTGGTGATCCGCTGGCGGTGGCCGGGCGTCGGCGCATCCGCACGGGGCCCGGCGCGATAA
- a CDS encoding IclR family transcriptional regulator, whose product MASSKQTGSQSEPDARLFIASLEKGMRVLELFNEQAAPLSIGDIADSTEMGRSAAQRYVYTLHQLGYLTKDAESKRYFPALKLLGLVRGIHRHRSQMDLAYPLLQALAAETLETVSWVELDGDDVVVLQNFAGAHVTAVNLPVGSRFPALTSSSGQVLLSQAPASQLVAMYQALAPEVRARFGSRSEAEVVAIFRKAGKDGYSLTEKNFAEDGISVSVPVTDAGRIVAAINVSTVRTRFDLAKARKAILPLLEQTAREASI is encoded by the coding sequence ATGGCGTCCTCGAAACAGACCGGTAGTCAGAGCGAGCCCGATGCGCGGCTGTTCATCGCCTCGCTGGAAAAGGGCATGCGCGTGCTGGAGCTGTTCAACGAGCAGGCGGCGCCCCTGTCGATCGGCGACATCGCCGACAGCACGGAGATGGGCCGCAGCGCGGCGCAGCGCTATGTCTACACGCTGCACCAGCTGGGCTATCTCACCAAGGATGCGGAGTCCAAGCGCTACTTTCCGGCGCTGAAACTGCTCGGCCTGGTGCGCGGCATCCACCGCCACCGCTCGCAGATGGACCTCGCCTATCCCTTGCTTCAGGCACTCGCCGCAGAGACGCTGGAAACGGTGTCCTGGGTCGAGCTGGACGGTGACGACGTGGTGGTGCTGCAGAACTTCGCTGGCGCCCACGTCACCGCCGTCAACCTGCCGGTCGGCAGCCGGTTTCCCGCGTTGACATCGTCATCGGGCCAGGTGCTGCTCTCGCAGGCGCCGGCCTCGCAACTGGTCGCGATGTACCAAGCCCTGGCCCCCGAGGTCCGCGCACGCTTCGGCTCGCGCAGCGAAGCGGAAGTCGTCGCCATCTTCCGCAAGGCGGGCAAGGACGGCTACTCGCTCACGGAAAAGAACTTCGCGGAAGACGGCATCTCCGTGTCCGTGCCGGTGACCGACGCCGGGCGCATCGTCGCGGCCATCAATGTCTCGACCGTGCGCACCCGCTTCGACCTGGCCAAGGCGCGCAAGGCGATTCTTCCCCTGCTCGAACAGACGGCGCGCGAAGCGTCGATCTAA
- a CDS encoding AMP-binding protein: MNDVGDETIGALLERRARLHPDDTYCTFRDERITFRLLKRRVDQVATLLKAHGLARGDRVAVMLPSHPEHLYVIFALAQLGMVRVPINVHLIGAPLEHLLTELAPQALVVDCAYEAALAGLASPLPTLIRRNGVDGEFDAYAACVEDTAPLDVAADDIVALTPSSGTTGAPKGVLKSDRHLRAGPMAVLRLTEAQPGDVFLFWEALHHGSGVAVAIAALIGRFQLAMLERFSASRFWDEARQHRATHIHYLGSVLPMLLKQPARADDREHGVRIAWGGGCPSHIWQAFAERFGVTMREGYGLSELITFVTANVDGTPGSIGKPLSYYEVTLIDDEGTPVHAGDKGEIAVRARDARLGFLGYFNNAGADAAARRGDLFLTGDLAHADADGNLFYAGRKKDMLRRRGINISAWDVESVFAEHEAIAEVALVGVPSELGEDELKLFVRVRDGVRVEPLDLIRWSSLRLPYFQIPRYVEFVDAFPKTPTQRIQKKELSREVVGVWDGAHTDFRVAKR; this comes from the coding sequence ATGAACGACGTCGGAGACGAGACCATCGGCGCGCTGCTGGAGCGCCGTGCGCGCCTGCACCCGGACGACACCTACTGCACGTTCCGGGACGAGCGCATCACCTTCCGCCTGCTCAAGCGCCGGGTCGACCAGGTCGCCACCCTGCTCAAGGCCCATGGGCTGGCGCGGGGCGACCGCGTCGCCGTCATGCTGCCGAGCCACCCCGAGCACCTCTACGTGATCTTTGCGTTGGCGCAGCTGGGCATGGTGCGGGTGCCGATCAACGTGCATCTGATCGGCGCACCGCTCGAGCACCTGCTGACCGAGCTCGCGCCCCAGGCACTGGTGGTCGACTGCGCCTACGAAGCCGCGCTCGCAGGCCTGGCGTCGCCCTTGCCCACCCTCATCCGGCGCAACGGGGTCGACGGTGAGTTCGATGCCTATGCGGCATGCGTCGAGGACACGGCGCCGTTGGACGTCGCCGCGGACGACATCGTCGCGCTGACCCCGAGCTCCGGCACCACCGGTGCGCCGAAAGGGGTGCTCAAGAGCGATCGCCATCTGCGAGCCGGGCCGATGGCCGTGCTTCGCCTCACCGAAGCCCAGCCGGGTGACGTGTTCCTGTTCTGGGAAGCCTTGCACCATGGCTCCGGCGTGGCCGTCGCCATCGCGGCGCTGATCGGCCGCTTCCAGTTGGCGATGCTGGAACGCTTCAGCGCATCGCGTTTCTGGGACGAGGCTCGGCAGCACCGGGCCACGCATATCCACTACCTCGGCAGCGTGCTGCCCATGCTGCTGAAGCAACCCGCGCGCGCCGACGACAGAGAACACGGCGTGCGTATCGCCTGGGGCGGCGGCTGCCCCTCGCACATCTGGCAAGCGTTCGCTGAGCGCTTCGGGGTCACGATGCGCGAGGGCTACGGCCTCTCGGAACTGATCACCTTCGTGACGGCAAACGTCGACGGCACGCCGGGCTCCATCGGCAAGCCACTGTCGTACTACGAGGTGACGCTGATCGACGATGAGGGCACGCCGGTGCACGCCGGCGACAAGGGCGAGATCGCGGTGCGCGCGCGCGACGCGCGACTGGGCTTCCTGGGCTACTTCAACAATGCCGGGGCAGACGCCGCCGCCCGGCGCGGCGATCTCTTCCTGACCGGCGACCTGGCGCATGCCGACGCCGACGGCAACCTCTTCTACGCCGGACGGAAGAAGGACATGCTGCGCCGCCGGGGCATCAACATCTCCGCGTGGGACGTGGAAAGCGTCTTCGCCGAACACGAAGCCATCGCCGAGGTCGCACTGGTCGGCGTGCCGAGCGAGCTCGGCGAAGACGAACTGAAGCTGTTCGTGCGGGTGCGCGATGGCGTGCGCGTCGAGCCGCTGGACCTGATCCGCTGGTCGAGCCTGCGCTTGCCTTACTTTCAGATTCCGCGCTACGTCGAGTTCGTCGATGCGTTTCCGAAGACCCCCACGCAGCGGATTCAGAAGAAGGAACTCTCTCGCGAGGTGGTGGGTGTCTGGGACGGCGCCCACACGGATTTCCGGGTGGCCAAGCGCTGA
- a CDS encoding Bug family tripartite tricarboxylate transporter substrate binding protein yields MIRANLVSWCRAAAAGAAVLLLCAGAHAAFPDKPINLIVGFSAGGGVDVVGRAIAQSASVQLKTSVVVDNRTGAAGAIAAQYVKRAAPDGYTLLMAPTTSYVMSEKMVGPEVSGFEIAKDFKPVATIGELPLVMLVSKQSGITSYEDLGAAARKNPGKLAYGSSGNGSTEHIVTEWFKQQAGLDLLHVPYRGSAPAMADLFSDQIQIMVTTSPTALTNLASGRAQAVGVASAQRLAVMPDVPTFAEQGLPQFVASSVYAILAPKDTPDAVVVALNKALNDALDDEATRRRFAQLGVQIVHSTPAQSRELLLNESTKWERIVQPIKAANR; encoded by the coding sequence ATGATTCGAGCCAACCTGGTTTCGTGGTGTCGAGCGGCTGCGGCCGGCGCGGCGGTTCTCTTGCTGTGCGCGGGCGCCCACGCGGCGTTTCCCGACAAGCCCATCAACCTGATCGTCGGCTTCTCCGCCGGTGGCGGCGTGGACGTGGTCGGTCGGGCCATCGCACAGAGCGCTTCGGTGCAGTTGAAGACCTCGGTGGTCGTCGACAACCGGACGGGCGCCGCCGGCGCCATCGCTGCGCAATACGTGAAACGCGCGGCGCCGGACGGCTACACCTTGCTCATGGCGCCGACAACGTCCTATGTGATGTCCGAGAAGATGGTCGGGCCGGAAGTCTCGGGCTTCGAGATCGCCAAGGACTTCAAGCCGGTCGCCACCATCGGCGAACTGCCGCTGGTGATGCTGGTGTCCAAGCAGAGCGGCATCACGTCGTATGAGGACTTGGGTGCGGCGGCCCGCAAGAACCCGGGCAAGCTCGCCTACGGTTCGTCGGGCAACGGATCGACGGAGCACATCGTCACCGAGTGGTTCAAGCAGCAGGCCGGCCTCGATCTGCTGCATGTGCCGTACCGCGGTTCCGCACCGGCGATGGCAGACCTGTTCTCGGACCAGATCCAGATCATGGTGACCACGTCGCCCACCGCGTTGACCAATCTCGCCAGTGGCCGCGCCCAGGCGGTGGGTGTCGCCAGCGCCCAGCGGCTGGCCGTCATGCCCGACGTGCCGACCTTCGCGGAGCAGGGGCTGCCGCAGTTCGTCGCGTCGTCCGTCTACGCCATCCTCGCGCCGAAGGACACGCCCGACGCCGTCGTCGTGGCACTGAACAAGGCGCTCAACGACGCGCTCGACGACGAAGCGACCCGGCGCCGCTTCGCGCAACTCGGCGTACAGATCGTGCACAGCACCCCGGCGCAGTCGCGCGAACTGCTGTTGAACGAATCGACGAAATGGGAGCGCATCGTGCAGCCCATCAAGGCGGCCAACCGCTGA
- a CDS encoding enoyl-CoA hydratase/isomerase family protein → MTEPTATPPCVTLRVNGTSALITMDRPEAMNAFNAEQRKLFRAALLEADANEAVRVIVITGRGKAFCAGQDQYESAAMDAAGSAARIESYLDLYRIFRALKKPVIARINGVAAGAGLQIALLSDLRIASTQARFGMTEFKVGSAAIVGSALLWPIIGEAATKRLVLLAEIASAEQSLALGLVHEVVEDDALDTRVAECCALMAGWSETSVAITKGWWKEMGDELFEKACAAAREGHATNFASGAYSAGAKKFTSRKREGS, encoded by the coding sequence ATGACCGAACCGACCGCCACGCCACCCTGCGTCACCCTCCGCGTCAACGGGACCAGCGCGCTCATCACGATGGACCGGCCGGAGGCCATGAACGCCTTCAACGCCGAGCAGCGCAAGCTGTTCCGCGCGGCCTTGCTCGAGGCGGATGCCAACGAGGCGGTGCGCGTCATCGTCATCACCGGCCGCGGCAAGGCCTTCTGCGCCGGACAGGACCAGTACGAAAGCGCCGCCATGGACGCGGCCGGATCGGCGGCGCGCATCGAGAGCTACCTCGACCTGTACCGCATCTTCCGCGCGCTCAAGAAGCCGGTCATCGCCCGCATCAACGGCGTGGCGGCCGGGGCCGGGCTGCAGATCGCACTGCTGTCGGACCTGCGCATCGCATCGACCCAGGCACGCTTCGGCATGACCGAGTTCAAGGTCGGCTCCGCCGCCATCGTCGGCAGTGCGCTGCTCTGGCCGATCATCGGCGAGGCCGCCACCAAGCGCCTGGTGCTGCTGGCCGAGATCGCGTCGGCCGAGCAGTCGCTCGCCCTGGGGCTGGTGCACGAAGTGGTCGAAGACGATGCGCTGGACACGCGCGTGGCCGAATGCTGCGCACTGATGGCCGGCTGGTCGGAGACCTCGGTCGCCATCACGAAGGGGTGGTGGAAGGAGATGGGCGACGAGCTGTTCGAGAAGGCGTGCGCCGCGGCACGTGAAGGGCATGCGACCAACTTTGCGTCGGGGGCTTATTCGGCGGGGGCGAAGAAGTTCACTTCGCGGAAGCGGGAGGGGAGTTGA
- a CDS encoding BLUF domain-containing protein, with protein MAQYGERGAARVACPMLIRLVYASRSTDCSAHDLPAILEWSRRVNPELEVTGVLCYLDGIYMQYLEGEESKVDALFKSIRADRRHGSVTLLERRAISKRAFPEWSMALLEWDDNTRGIFRSFSPDAKLDFYAADPSTAAPMLRALVRAPGWKLT; from the coding sequence ATGGCGCAGTACGGCGAGCGCGGCGCTGCACGGGTAGCATGTCCGATGCTCATACGCCTTGTCTACGCCAGCCGAAGCACCGATTGCTCCGCACACGATCTGCCCGCCATTCTCGAATGGTCCCGCCGCGTCAATCCAGAACTTGAAGTGACCGGGGTGCTGTGCTATCTGGATGGCATCTACATGCAGTATCTGGAAGGCGAAGAAAGCAAGGTGGACGCCTTGTTCAAAAGCATTCGCGCCGACAGGCGCCATGGGAGCGTCACCCTGCTCGAACGACGCGCCATTTCAAAGCGCGCTTTTCCCGAGTGGTCGATGGCGCTTCTGGAGTGGGACGACAACACGCGCGGGATCTTCCGCAGCTTTTCTCCGGACGCCAAGCTCGATTTCTATGCCGCGGACCCGAGTACTGCCGCGCCGATGCTGCGGGCGCTGGTGCGCGCGCCGGGGTGGAAGCTCACCTGA
- a CDS encoding glutathione binding-like protein produces MPQAPIDVYSWPTPNGHKVHIMLEECGLPYVAHPVNIGKGDQFAPDFLAISPNNKIPAIVDPEGPDGQPISLFESGAILVYLAGKTGRFMPEGDRARYDVLQWLMFQMGGVGPMLGQAHHFRLYAPEKLPYAIERYTNEARRLYGVIDKRLSQSAFIAGPDYSIADIAIFPWLRSWENQGIVLTEYPHLKQWFDGIAARPAVQRGVKVLADLRKPLTGDKERDILFGKSQYARR; encoded by the coding sequence ATGCCCCAAGCACCGATCGACGTCTATTCCTGGCCCACGCCCAACGGCCACAAGGTCCACATCATGTTGGAGGAATGCGGCCTCCCCTACGTGGCCCACCCGGTCAACATCGGCAAGGGCGACCAGTTCGCCCCCGACTTCCTGGCGATCAGCCCCAACAACAAGATCCCGGCCATCGTCGACCCAGAGGGGCCGGACGGCCAGCCGATTTCGCTCTTCGAATCCGGCGCGATCCTCGTCTACCTGGCCGGCAAGACCGGCCGCTTCATGCCCGAGGGCGACCGCGCCCGCTACGACGTGCTGCAGTGGCTGATGTTCCAGATGGGCGGCGTCGGGCCGATGCTCGGCCAGGCGCATCACTTCCGCCTCTACGCGCCCGAGAAGCTCCCCTACGCCATCGAGCGCTACACCAACGAGGCCAGGCGCCTCTACGGCGTGATCGACAAGCGCCTGTCGCAGAGCGCCTTCATCGCCGGGCCGGACTATTCCATCGCCGACATCGCCATCTTCCCGTGGCTGCGCAGCTGGGAGAACCAGGGCATCGTGCTGACCGAGTACCCGCACCTCAAGCAATGGTTCGACGGCATCGCCGCGCGGCCGGCGGTGCAACGTGGCGTGAAGGTGCTGGCCGACCTGCGCAAACCCCTCACCGGCGACAAGGAGCGGGACATTCTTTTCGGGAAATCGCAGTACGCGAGGCGCTGA